CTGTCGCCATCCAAATTAAGTGTAGCAGAATCCACAAAACGCGTGGTAATTCCAAGCATCTCCGAAATTTTAATAATCAAATAATGATTCAATTCCTTTAGTGAAGTCCATTTTTTTTGGTGCAAATAATCTTCAATTAACGGTTCCAATTGATGGAAATAAGGAGCAGCTCTGTATCCCATATACAACGATCGGAAATGCGTTTCCTGCCATTCGCTATCAATTACTACTTCGCTGATTTTACTATTCGCAAAGCTATTGTCAACGGGTATGGTCAACCAATGCAAGCCATTTTTGTTGTAAATTTTATTTCGATTTCTCCAATCACGTTTGGTGTATTTTACTTCATCATAAAATACAAATACATCAGCATCGTTAATCAAATCGAAATAACCTTTCCAGGGAATATAATTGGATTGAAGTATTACTACTTTCATTACACTAAATTTAAAGGATGTGATAAAATTTTAAATGGATTGCCAATAATATGGCTATTGTTGGGAATATTTTTGGTAATTACTGTACCAACGCCGGCCACACAATTATTGCCAATACTTACTTGATAGGTTGCTACTGTGCCGCTGCCTAAAAAAGTATAATCGCCCACCTGAATAGCACCCGACAAAATAACGCCCGGTGAAATATAGCTGCAATTACCAATGTTGCAATCGTGTGAAATTACTACCGAATTATTGAGTACGGTTCCATCACCAATAATTACGTTGCTATCGATGTTGCTACAAGGATATAAAAAACTACCTTGCCCTACCCTACTCGATTTTGAGCGAAAAACTGTGGGATGTATAAAGGTCGGTAACTTGCGTCCCTTTTGCAAAAGCTCTGTTATAATTTTATGTTTTAGTGGTAAATTTTTATAGCCCATACTCACATAAAATGAGTAGTCTTTAAATTTATCTTGCGAATATTCAGCAAATGCGAAGGCTCCAGCTACTTTCTGTGCTGCAAGAGCATCGTCAAAATAAATGCTTTCATCGGGGCGTTCAAACTCATCAATAAATGATTTGAACTGATTTCCTAAAATACCAAAACCTATGTAAGCTACTTTCATGCTATTAACGGCGTAGTTTCACTACGGACGCATTAAATATTAATTTTTTGCTCTAAAATAAATAAAGGACGTTCCTTCACCTGTTCAAATATTTTTCCGATATAAATTCCTACAATGCCAATACTCATTAATATTAAACCTGTAGAGAACAAAATCGCTAAAAACAAACTTGGCCAACCGGGCTGAAATCCTTTGTAGAAGTATAAAAATGCAACTATGAGTCCGGTAAGAAATGTACAAAATGATAGAAAAAATCCGGTATATACCGACAAGCGCAATAATTTATCGGAGTGTGAAGTCCAACCTTGCAAAGCCAACAAAAGCAATTTCGAAATGGTATAAGAACTGCGTCCTTCGTAGCGTTCGTTATGCTCAACCGTAATGCTGGTGCTTGAAAACCCTACCCATTTAATGAGTTGAATATACAGTCGATCTTTGTCTTTAAGCTTATTAAATTCGACTTTAACACGTGCCGAAAATAAAATCATGGTTCCTACATCGAGGTCATAATTTTTATCTGAAAAAACGCTAAACAGCAAGTTATACACCTTTGAACTGAGGTATTTGATAAATGAACTTTTGCGATTTTTTCGTTTGGTATACACTACATCAACTTTTTGTTGTGTATAGGCGGCATATAGTTCGTGAATGTGCGAAGGATCGTCTTGTAAATCACAATCCATAATAACAATAACTTCACCGTTGGCAAGTTGCATTCCGGCGCTAACGGCATAATGTTGTCCAAAATTGCGGCTTAGTTTAATTCCTTTCACTCGTTTGTCGCGCGCGCAATTTTCAACAATTTTTTGCCAGCTGTTATCAGGACCACAATCTTCGACAAGCAGAATTTCGAAGTTTTCAGATATTTTTTTCAGCTCAGCACTTAGGCGTAGCACCAATTCATCAACAATGCGTTCGGCTTTGTATACAGGGCTAATGACTGAAATTTTAGGTTGGGATGAGTTTTCCACAAACGGCTTCAAAATTTTTAATGGTCACAAATTTAGTGTAATGTTTGAAAATACCATGCTTTTAGATTGTCTTGAATTTTGAATTTTTGCTCTAAATTTGCCCGAATCTAAATTTCAGCAAGCAGCAGGCATTTATGCTTTTTAATTCCATTGATTTTATTTTGTTTTTTTTGGTGGTAACCCCACTGTATTTTTTGCTGCCTTTTAAATTTAGATGGCTCATGCTATTGCTGGCGAGTTGCTATTTTTATATGGCATTTGTGCCCATCTATATTTTAATATTGGGTGCTACTATAGTGATAGATTATTTTGCCGGAATATGGATTGAACGCAGTAGCGGCCGTCAACGAAAGCTGCTTCTAGTTTTAAGCCTAATCAGCAACATAGGAGTTTTAGCTGTTTTTAAATACTATAATTTTTTAAATGAAAATTTTAGTCTGCTCACCCATAGTTTAGGCTTTCAGAATCCCATACCTTATTTATCCATTTTACTTCCCATTGGCTTAAGTTTTCACACGTTTCAAGCCATGAGCTATACCATTGAAGTTTACAGAGGCAATCAAAAAGCCGAACAGCATTTTGGTATTTATTCCTTGTATGTAATGTTTTATCCTCAATTGGTTGCAGGTCCTATTGAGCGCCCTCAAAATATTTTGCACCAATTAAAAGAGGAACATAAATTCAACTACACAAATGCCACACAAGGCCTTAAACTAATGGCTTGGGGCATGTTTAAAAAAGTGGTGATTGCCGATCGACTGGCTACCATGGTGAATGAAGTTTACGATCATTCAGAGTTGTATACCGGTATTCCATTGATTATTGCAACTGTATTTTTTGCTTTTCAAATTTACTGCGACTTCTCGGGATATAGCGATATTGCTATTGGTGCGGCTAGGGTAATGGGAATTAATTTGATGCTCAATTTTAATCGTCCCTATTCGGCTCTGAGTATTTCTGAATTTTGGGGAAAATGGCACATCTCTTTATCAACCTGGTTTCGCGATTATTTGTATATCCCTTTGGGAGGCAATCGCGTAGCGGTTCCACGTTGGTACTTCAATTTATTTTGTGTGTTTTTACTAAGTGGTTTATGGCACGGAGCCAGTTGGAATTACATTATTTGGGGAGCCTTACATGGATTTTATTTGGTATTTGCTTTACTTACTCAAAAGTATCGTGATGCTATTTCAAAGGCTGTTGGATTGAAACAAAATGCACTTTTATACAGCTTGGTGCAACGCCTTATTACTTTTATTCTTGTAGCTTTTGCATGGATTTTTTTCAGAGCCAAAACTTTTGCTAGTGCAAGTTATATTGTAAGTCATTTGCTTGATTTTGCGCCTAATTTCTCAAATTTTGATACAGTAAAATTAGTTTATCTTGGAAAGGATTCAGGTACCTTTCTTACTGCACTAGTTTTTATTGCTTTGTTACAATGGATTGAAAAGAAGCAAGCTGAACCTGCGAATGTGAATTTATTTTCGAATCGTTCGCTACCACTTCGATGGACTTTTTATTTGTTGCTGATGTTGAGTATTTGCTTGTTTGGTGTGTTTCACACGAATGCTGAATTTATTTATTTTCAATTTTAAAGCTGATGAAAGCATTCTTTTACAAACTCTTAGTGTTTTTCTTAGTACTGATGCTTCCCTTATACGGACTCGAAAAATACTATGATTATTATTTCAGCAAAAACCTTGATTCTTGTAATAAACCTCTTTGGGTGTTGAAGCAACAACAGCAGCACTATGATTTTGCTGCAATAGGTTCATCCCGTGTTTTTAATATGCTCGACATTGTAAGTATTGAAAAAATAACAGGCAAAAAAGGAATCAATATCGCAGCATCAGGTTCGGGTTATGCCGAAAATTACTTGCTGTTGAAACAGTTTACAAAGTCGAATACCATTTCTACCTTGCTTGTTCAAGTAGATGTTTATTCCTTGGATGCGCACAATGCATTTGGTTATCCTTTTCACGATTATTTGTATTTGAATAAATTAAACGATGCCGAAGTTGATTCTATTTACCGCGATAATGTGCCCGCATTGAGGTATTACAGCTGGAAGTTTTTGCCTTTTACAAAATACATGGAATACAGTAATTTTTATTCCTTTTACAAAGTAATGCGTGGAGGCTATGAATGCAGCAGCTCCTTTTTAGATACTACCAAAGGTACATTTTTAGTAGATGGCAGTGAAGCTGCAACCGCTGAAAAAAGCGACAAAAACCAACAATTTAAATACCGCTATATTGATGCGAAAGACATGGCTTATCTGGAAAAAATAATAAGTTATTGCCGTTCAAAAAATATTCGAATACTGTTTTATTCGGCTCCCGAATATGCTAAAAGCTTTGCATTGCAGGGCAATCGCGATAAACTATTTAAGGAGATAAAACAACTTGCTGCCAAAAATTCTATTACTTATTATAACTTTGAAACGCCATCGGTAAAGCTGTGCAACGATTTTACATTGTTTAAAGACAATACACACCTCAACATCAAAGGGAGTTTATTGTTTTCGAAGCAATTTGCCGATAGTCTTAAACAACAATTATGACCAGTTTAAAGGTGCTTTTTATTGCCAAAGAAAATGATGCATACGCTGAAAAAGCAATGGCATTTCTTTCTTCATTATACCCTTCTGCCATTTGTGTAACGGGCAAGCGAGGTTCTGAATTACCTGCAGCTATTGCCAACTGGAAAGGCGATTTACTTATTTCCTATTTATCGCCTTGGATAATTCCTGCAGAAGTATTGGAAAATGCACAACTTGCATCCATTAATTTTCATCCGGGTTCACCGGCCTATCCCGGCATTGGTTGTACCAATTTTGCTTTGTATAACAACGAAAAACAATTTGGAATAACCTGTCATCACATGTTACCAAAAGTTGATACCGGAAACATTATTGCTGTTAGTTACTTTCCTATTGAGCAAAACGACAGTGTTTGGACACTTACACAGCGTTGCTATGTAGCTATTTCCGACTTGTTTGTGAAAGTAATGAGCGAATTGCATGAAAGTGGAAAATTTGCTGTATCGCCCGAAACATGGCAACGAGCTGCCTATCGCAGAGTTGAATTAAATGCGCTTTGCAAAATCACGAGCGACATGAGCGAGGAGGAAGTTAATCGCCGAATACGCGCTACTACCTTTCCGAATATGCCCGGTGCTTATATTGAATTGTATGGTCACAAATTTAACTACACTGTTTGATGGAATCGGATAAAGATTGGATGTATAAATCCTATCATGAATTATTTTCTCCACTGGTAATGCAATTCGATCGAAGTGCAAATTGCTATGCACGCTATTTAAAAAATAAGAGCTACCTAAATGCAAAAACGCTAAAGCAAGCCAATAGTGAAATATTGCGTTTGTTGATGGACAAAAGCAGTTTAATTCCTGAAAAATTAAATTCGGATGCTTTATTATTAATTGACCATTTGGATGTGTGGTTTGCTCAATTTGAACAACTCGAAAAAGAATTGAACCCACATGCAAGCAGCGAATTTGTTTTTTATAGAACAGCCGAAGGAACTGAATTCCCTAAGCAAAGTGAACTTCATTTTAGAGCTATGAAACAGCAACTAAAGCAGGCTTTTTCTGCTGAAAACAATAGTAATTAAAGAGATGCTATCCTTAACCCGCAAGCAAAAAATTACCTGGTTTAGCTTTATTTTCAGTTGTAAGCTTTTACTCTTTGTATTTTTTGCTTTTGAATTTTCTAAAAATTATCCCACTGAATTTAAATACAATTCGCTTTTTATTATTGATGGCGAAACGGTAAGTTATTACATGCCTATTGAGAGTTTGGCTGAAGGAAATGGATATAGTTTTAAGGAACAAAAAGTGGGTAGCGATGAATACCTCTATTTTCCTTCAACACGTAGGGTTCCAGGAATAGCTGTACTTTATTATCCCTTGCTTAAATTGATGTCGGTAAATGCAGCACGAAGTGTACTAATTTTGCTGCAATTTTTGTTGAGCACGGTATCGGTGTATTTATTGGGATTAATTGCGCTCTACTTATTTTCATCTTATTCGGCCTTTGTAATCACTCTCATTTTATATTCGGCTAGCAGCTTTGTAAGTATTTTCGACCACTACGGAATCAGCGAAAGTTTTTCAATTTCATTTTTGATTTATGGAATGTACTTTTCGGTAAAAGCTGCGAAGCAAAGAGGTTTACAAAATTATTGGTGGGCAGGAGTGTTTTTGTGTTGGAGTACTTTTATACGACCTGCTTTTGGTGTTTGTTTTCCGGCGGCTGCGGTTTTAATTATGTATGAATATTGGAAACAAAAGCAATTAATTAGCCTTTCTTTTTTTAAAGCAATGATGCTGTTGGGGATTCCGCTTTTGTTGTGTTTAAGTTTATGGACTTACCGCAATTATAAAGTAAGTGCGAAAATAATTCCATTAGAAGACAATGTTCAAAAAACTCAAGTATTTGCTTACGATGCGCGTTTGGTGGCTATTTGGGATTTGATTGGTGCTTGGGGTGGACAAATTACCCGATGGTCGCCGAATTCGATGGGTGAATATTTTTTATCGCGCAAACCTGTGCAATCTCAGGAAGCATTTAGCAGCAGAATGTTGAGCAGTGAATGTACTTTTGATTCGATAAAATCCTTGCAACAAAATTACCTTCTTTCGTATGATAAATCGCACCCTTTTGAGCAGCGACTTCAATTGGCGCATCGTGTAATTGAGCAATCCTATCGTTTTCGAAAAACGTTTATGCGTGAAAAGCCTTTTCAGTATTATGTAGTTTCGCCACTGGCGCTAACAGCTAAGTTTTATTATTTCTCAACGGTAAGTTATTTACCTTTTCCATCGTTGCAGGAAATGAAGCTGTATCAAAAAGCAATAAAGGTTTTTTACATCTTATTTTTTAATTTGATGTTAATTGGAACTATAGCCTGCATAGTATTAATTATTAAAAAACGCATACTAAGCAATTTGATATTTTTAGCTTTTCCATTCTTGTATACTGCAATCATGATTGGAATTTATTACGCAAGCGAACAACGCTACATGGCACCGGTGTATCCATTTTTGGTGCTGTATGCTGCCTACTTTGTTTCTCTTTTACTACCAAGGTTTAAAAAATAATTAGTTTGGGTTAGCTTGATTATTCTATTTTAATAAAATAAAAAAAATCGCGTCAGGTTGATTATTCTATTTTGATAGAATAAAATCATCGGGTCAGGTTGATTATTCTATTCTAATAGAATAAAAAAATTGGGTCAGGTTGAGCATTCTATTCTAATAGAATAAAAAAATTGGGTCAGGTTGAGCGGAGTCGAAACCCGTGTGCTGGCCGGCGCTGATGATGAGCCTACGCGCTCCTTCGACTTCGCTCAGGATGACCCTGTTGGGTTTGGAGTCAGGTTGAGCATTATTTTTAATAAAAATATTTAGTTCGGGTCAGGTTGATATTCTATTTTGATAGAATAAAAAGCATGGGTCAGGTTGAGTATTCTATATTAATAGAAAAAAATTGGGGTCAGGTTGAGCGGAGTCGAAACCCGTGTGTTAGCGTCGCTGATGATGAGGCCACGCGCTCCTTCGACTTCGCTCAGGATGACCCTGTTGGGTTTCGGTCAGGTTGAGTGTTCTATTTTATTTAGAATAAAAAAACATGGGACTGGTTGAATATTCTATTTTAATAGAATAAAAAGTTCGAGGCAGGTTGAGCGGAGTCGAAACCCGTGTGTTGGCCGTCGCTGATGATGAGCCTGCGCACTCCTTCGACTTCGCTCAGGATGACCCGGCGGGGATGTTGGTTCAGGTTGATATTCTATTTTGATAGAATAAAAAGCTAGGGTCAGGTTGAGCGGAGTCGAAACCCGTGTGTTGGCCGTCGCTGATGATGAGCCCACGCGCTCCTTCGACTTCAGGATGACCCTGTTTATTGGGTGAGTTACTTCTTTGAATTTAAATGACTCGTTTTATTCTTACAAACTGCAAGCTCTTTAATCTTATCCCAATTATCTTCGATCAAAGCTTCTTTTTTCTTTCTTGACCAACCTTTTATTTGTTTTTCAAATTCTATAGCTTGATCAGGTTGTAAGAATTGTTCAACATAGACTAATTTTACAGGTCTCCTTGAAAAAGTATAAGCAATAGGATTCTCTCCTTCATTGTGCTCTGCAAGTCTTCTATCAATATCATTTGTAATTCCTGTATAATAACTTTTATCGGAACATTCCAAGATATAGGTAAAAAAGTACTTTAACATAAATGAGTATTAATAAAATCAGCTAATGAAAATCAAACTTAAAAATTTTAAAAATAGTGTTTCTCGGGTTTAGTGTTTTTATTTATTTAAAATAAAAAAAACGTTTCTCGTTGATTATTCTATTTTTTTTAGAATAAAAAGTTCGGGTCTGGTTGAGCATTATTTTTAATAAAAATATTTAGTTCGGGTCAGGTTGATATTCTATTTTGATAGAATAAAAGGCATGGGGTCAGGTTGAGCGAAGTTGAAACCCGTGCGTTGGCCGTCGCTGATGATGAGCCGAAGTGCTCCTTCAACTTCGCTCAGGATGACCCGGCGGGGATGTCGGGTCAGGTTGAGTATTATTATTTACAAAAATATTTAGCTAGGGTCAGGTTGAGCGGAGTCGAAACCCGTGCGTTGGCCGTCGCTGATGATGAGCCCACGCGCTCCTTCGACTTCGCTCAGGATGACCCTGTTGGGTTTGGGTCAGGTTGAGTGTTCTATTTTATTTAGAATAAAAAAACATGGGACTGGTTGAGTATTCTATATTAATAGAATAAAAAATTTGGGTCAGGTTGAGCGGAGTCGAAACCCGTGCGTTGGCCGTCGCTGATGATGAGCCCACGCACTCCTTCGACTTCGCTCAGGATGACCCTGTTGGGTTTGGGTCAGGTTGAGTGTTCTATTTTATTTAGAATAAAAAAACATGGGACAGGTTGAATATTCCATTTTAATAGAATAAAAAGTTCGGGGCAGGTTGAGCGGAGTCGAAACCCGTGTGCTGGCCGTCGCTGATGATGAGCCTGCGCGCTCCTTCGACTTCGCTCAGGATGACCCTGTTGGGAAATTAAATTTTACCGGCGATTTTATTTATGGTAGTTACAATTAACTTATCCCATCGATGATTGTTGAGCAATAATTGTTGTGCCTGTTGCTTTTTGTGGAGTAATTGCTGGGGCGGCATTTCAATAGCTTCAATAAGCGCAGTGCGAATATCGTTCACCTTTGGTGCAGCTAAAAGCCATCCGGTTTTTTCACTTACCAATTCATTTACAGCCCCAACATCGGTAGCAATAGCTGCTAATCCGCAAGCAAATGCTTCCAAAATTACAGTCGGCATTCCTTCGGCATAACTTGCACAAACCAAAACATCGCAGGCTGTTATTAATTCTTTAATTTTATGTTGATCACTGATTGCTCCATGATACTTAATCCGCGCATCTTTCAACTTTTTTTCATCCGGAATTGGACCAATAAAATGAAATTCAAATGCAGCATCGGCAGGCAAAAGCTCAATAGCTTTAGTTAGTTCCTCTATCCCCTTTCGGCGCTCATAGCGACCAACAAACACAAATTTTAGTATGCTGTTGCGTGCATTTATTTGAGGATTAATCCACTCGTCTGCTTCAATCCCAATAGGTATTTGAATAATGCGGTTGTGATGAAAACCCATATCCAGCAGTATTTGGGTGAGGTTTCCGCCCAGCGAAAAAATACGATCAGAGTTTTCTAAATTATAGCGCATGGCTCTTTTTAAAAGCAATTGCTGCAATTTAGCTTTAATACCGGGTGCCTGTTGAAAAGGCTCCATACCATGAAAATTAATTCCTGTTCTTGGAAACTTTTCTAGCTCTGTTATCGCTTTCAATATTTTCCAACCGGCAAAACCTTGTATGTAAATAAAATCAACGGGTGCATTTTGCTTCAGCTTGGTATAAATGGCTTCTGAATACTTAAACGACTCGCGCAAATAATGTCCGGGCAATTTACCGGCCTTAGGAAATGGAATAATATAGGAATGCAAATAATGTTTCTCTTCTTCAGTAAAAAATTCGAGCTTAGAACTGTCGTAGCTAGTGTTTTGAATGCAGTGATATAAATGTACCTCTACTTTTTTTTGCGCAAAATACTTCGCTAAGTAATACGAATGCTTTTGCATACCGCCCATGGCGTAAGGAAAAATACCATCGGTAAGCAAAGCTATTTTCATGTTAAATAATATTTAATTCCTGCAAAAGCAAAGTATAACTCAAATGATTTTGCGCTGAATCTTTATAAAAATATTTCTTCGACAAGTCTATCAATCGCTGCTTCTCGTCGTGTGGACGTTTGCGCAAATTCATCTCCATATCGGCTCCGGTAACCAACCAACCGCAATGATGGTACTTTACAAATTCGGAATAATCACCTAAATTTTCAGAAATAAGTACCGGTAAACCAAGCGCCAAATACTCGGCAAATTTAGTAGGTGAAGCAACCGAATTGGTAAGCGATTGTTCGCGAATTAATATTCCATAATCACCAACCGATAAGTACAAATTAATAAAATGATGATCAATCCATTTTGTATACACATTCGATGGATAGCGGCTTTTGAGGTTCGAAACAAATTCATCTTCGCGTGTAAGAAACAAAATTTTTACACGGGGATTTTTCTCAATTTGAGTAGTTAAAAATTCAGTAACTAAATTAAACGATTGCCATCCGGCCGCAGAGCCAGAATAAACCAGCACTACATCCTTTTCATCAAAACCAAACTCAGCACGCACCTCTTTAATTCCTTCTTCAGTAAAATCAGAATGAGCAAAATTACTGAGCAAAGTAGTGGGTATTACAACATGTTTTTTCTGGGTATAGTCAAAATGCGTTTTCCAGTATTCTACCAGCTTATGTGAAACAGCAATACGAAAATCGGAGTCTAGTACTGCAATTTTTTCGGCCGGCTTTATAGCATCGCGAATGTTGGCATCGGGTGTAACATCGTATTCGGTCCACTCGGCAAAAGTAGCTCCGCGCCCATCGTATACAACCTTTTGCAAAGCGCTATACTTGCGCATCATAATACCCAAATTGGTAGCAAAAGGATTGCGGCAAATAGCAGTTTTATGACGGGCAAAAAAATTAATAAGTAGCAATGGCAAAATATTCCATTTCCAAATTTGCAAAGGAAATAGCGGAAGTACATAACAATGTTTATAAGCACGTTTTATTTTAGCGCGGTTAGCAAAGTAAACACGAGGCGAAAAAAATGCAATGAGCCGAACCCTTGTCGAAAAATTTTTGGATAAATAGGTACAAACATCAATTACCTGACTTTGGTATACCGACGAGTAGCCATCGTCGAGTGTAATATAGAGCATTAGTTTTTGGTAAGAATTTTAATAATACGTTCGGTAGATTTTCCATCCCAATATTTAGGAATTTTTCCTGCTTTGTAGGTACCGTTTACAATGGTATTAATTTTACTTTTTATTTTTTTGAGGTCAAATGCTATCAGTTCGTTTGAGCCAATGGTAATGGTTATCGGCCTTTCGGTATTGGAGCGCAAGGTTAAACAAGGAATCTGCAAAAAGGTAGTTTCTTCCTGTATGCCACCACTATCGGTTATTATAAACTTCGACTCTTTAATTAATTTTTGAAAACTAAAATAATCGAGCGGATCGGTAATAATTAAATTCGGATTGTTTTTAAGTTGTTGATGCAAATTAAAATATTCCATGCTGCTTACAGTGCGCGGATGAATGGGGAAAACCACTTTAAAATCGCGCGTTACCATATCAATCAAGCCAATCAGCTTTTGAAGTCCCTCTTTAGTATCAACGGTTGCCGGTCGATGCATAGTCATTAACACAAATTCTTTCGATTGTAAACCAATTTTGCGAAGTATGGTCGATTTCTCAATTTGCTTCGAAAAGGCCACCATGGTATCAATCATGGTATTGCCTACCATAAAGGTATTTTTATTGGTTTTACCTTCTTTCAATAAGTTATCGAGTCCGCTTTGTTCGGTTACAAAAAACAGGTCGCTAATGGCATCGGTTAATATACGGTTATGTTCCTCGGGCATACTTTTATCGAAACTACGCAAACCACTTTCAAGATGAGCAATTTTAATATCCAGTTTATTGGCGGTAAGCGCAGCAGCAAAGGTTGAGTTAACATCGCCCACCACAATCACCCAATCGGGCTTATGGTCGATGAGCACATCCTCGAGCTTGTTAATAATTTCGGCCATTTGCTTGTTGGCAGTGCTTGGCGCGATATTTAAAAAATAATCGGGAACAAGGTTAAACTGTTCAAAAAACACATCCGCCATTTTGGTATCGTAGTGCTGGCCGGTGTGAACTACCTTTATTTCGAGGTTGGGAAACTTTTTGGCTTCCTTTTTAAACTGCGTTATTTTTATAAAATTTGGCCTGGTGCCTATTACAATCAGTATCTTCTTTTTTTTTCCCATCCGGTACAATTCCTATTTTGATAAAGTTGTGATTATCAATACACTTTACCGTACTCATTTCATCCAAAGGCACAAATATAATTGATTTTAAGCAAACGAACTGTGCACTTGGTTGCACATTCAAAATATTGGACATAAAAGGCTTAGTAATTTGGGCATTCTCCGATGAAAAATCGGAGCCGGGCTTTCGCCACTCGCATCCGCCGGCTGGCGGAGTGCTCAAACAAAGGCTCTATCCCTAATGCGGAACTCTACAATTATATTCAACTTAGTTTTCTGCTTCATGATTTATTAAACTTAAGTAAATCAATTAGTTAATCTATAATTATCTTACAAATTAGTGCACATTTGTTTCAACACTAAATGCATCCTGAATAGCGCACTTATCCTAAATGAAAATTAAACTCAAAATTCATAATTAACCCAATCCTTTTTGTTGAATTTTTGCTCCCATTTCTAAAAACATCCCTAAAAAATCATCCTTTTTGAGTATTGTTCAAAATCAGAATAGCATCTATTTTGCACACCTCTTTCATCCAACAAAAAAGGTATTTATACTTACTAAACGAGTATGTCAAAAAGCTATAGCGCAAGTTGTATTGTACATCGAGGAGCAAACCGAATTGCCGTTAAATTTAAAGCCGATCGTGCTTTAATTGAGCGTTTCAGAAAGCTCGAAGGCGCGTTGTGGAGTCAAACATTAAAAACCTGGCACTTACCCGATACTCCCGAATACCGCAAGCAATTTAAAGTAGATCTTCCAACTGTGAACTCACCGGAAGTTGTAAAGGTAAAAGGGTACGGTACCGTAAGTTTGGCGTCACAAGTAAATTTACCGGCATCACAAGATTCACCGATTATTAATAAAGCTATCATCGAAAATACTAATTCGGTAACTCAAACAAATTCTGCAAAAAGCGAACAAAATCAACAAGTACAAACTACAAACCGGCAAAGTTTAACAAAGGCAAAACAATTTTGGGTAAAGCCTGCCAGCTCAGGTAACAATGCACAAGTATCCGGTAAATTATCCTTAAATAAAAGTATACCAGCATCTCAAAATCAACAGCAAAACAAGGTACAGCAAGCATCAAGTGGTATAGGCGATGAGCGAAGCAAAATCCGAAATCCTATTTCAGATAAGTTGGCTGCCCACATTACCAACTTTAATCGTTGGTTAAAATCGAGGCGCTATAGTTCAAATACGATTAAAACTTATTGTGAAGCAATTAAATCGTTTTTAGTATTCGCCAACAAGGAGCAATTAGATGAAATAAGTAATAGTGATATTATTAATTTCAACAACGATGTAA
This region of Bacteroidota bacterium genomic DNA includes:
- the wecB gene encoding UDP-N-acetylglucosamine 2-epimerase (non-hydrolyzing), translated to MGKKKKILIVIGTRPNFIKITQFKKEAKKFPNLEIKVVHTGQHYDTKMADVFFEQFNLVPDYFLNIAPSTANKQMAEIINKLEDVLIDHKPDWVIVVGDVNSTFAAALTANKLDIKIAHLESGLRSFDKSMPEEHNRILTDAISDLFFVTEQSGLDNLLKEGKTNKNTFMVGNTMIDTMVAFSKQIEKSTILRKIGLQSKEFVLMTMHRPATVDTKEGLQKLIGLIDMVTRDFKVVFPIHPRTVSSMEYFNLHQQLKNNPNLIITDPLDYFSFQKLIKESKFIITDSGGIQEETTFLQIPCLTLRSNTERPITITIGSNELIAFDLKKIKSKINTIVNGTYKAGKIPKYWDGKSTERIIKILTKN